In Eriocheir sinensis breed Jianghai 21 chromosome 29, ASM2467909v1, whole genome shotgun sequence, a single genomic region encodes these proteins:
- the LOC127005022 gene encoding uncharacterized protein LOC127005022 isoform X1 encodes MVAPETHSWVGVAALVVLLTLLLPRVAGECSTLEQDTILFNDLKDMKDRHCYRCYQAPVTHRLQVQLRRVRLKGLSSIMIYMADSANHISADCGDCQEGTACQECKEITAGRMFELYLRQDTSLNLEEGQNACEYIASFNITLNLISDEPEVEVPPDCDSGFLVNFPQSGDSCIINTTLLGTETHCLMPTCSEGILASDDLVEKVEHTFKLTSLPETCVWKLNTEQRKHLTLTFSQDIRPHLTVFEGSLMNPRWDMEWCPAYSNNYKLETEANAVFVVYHNTNPLTKKGSLSITSQAAVCLIPPSLEHGNVEFKRLESGMVALYSCDHGYSLIGPPKLRCKDGGWSDPPVCLHDKDKLMSDAPMDSVESVDSANVTDLAPENDTSLSPGDDSEQQVKLATPEEAAEEAIEMAEEEEKKEKEAKEMEEGATSEPEMEGEIEDEVEEEVDLETYSTSTSDIDWDSDDYPSNDTEDHVLQPSFNSTETTSSGGIFSNLLNFNLEENLKLYIIIGGAGLTALILIIIISVIVYRKKYPMRLGLGRRFDTFQNPIYEKAVVRVPLQVEEPPIEEKKASDAEEISNCTVLEP; translated from the exons ATGGTCGCTCCAGAGACTCACAGCTGGGTGGGGGTGGCGGCCCTGGTGGTGCTCCTGACACTTCTGCTCCCCCGTGTGGCCGGAGAATGTAGCACACTAGAGCAAGACACCATCCTCTTCA ATGACCTCAAGGACATGAAAGACAGGCACTGCTACAGGTGCTACCAGGCGCCTGTGACTCATCGCCTTCAGGTGCAGCTGCGCCGAGTGCGGCTCAAGGGCCTTTCCTCCATAATGATATACATGGCAGACTCAGCCAACCACATCTCTGCGGACTGTGGAGACTGCCAAGAAGGAACAGCCTGCCAGGAGTGCAAGGAGATCACAGCAGGAAGGATGTTTGAGCTGTACCTCCGCCAGGACACGTCCCTAAACTTGGAGGAGGGGCAGAATGCATGTGAATACATTGCCTCCTTTAACATTACCCTGAATTTGATCAGTGATGAACCTGAGGTGGAGGTACCCCCAGACTGTGACAGTGGCTTCCTTGTGAACTTTCCTCAGTCTGGTGACTCGTGCATCATCAACACCACTCTGCTGGGCACAGAGACGCACTGCCTAATGCCCACCTGCTCTGAAGGCATCCTGGCCTCTGACGACTTGGTGGAGAAAGTGGAGCACACTTTTAAATTGACGTCGCTGCCAGAAACATGCGTGTGGAAGCTGAACACTGAGCAGCGCAAGCACCTCACTCTCACCTTTTCCCAGGACATCCGACCTCACCTTACGGTGTTTGAAGGCTCCCTCATGAACCCACGGTGGGACATGGAGTGGTGTCCGGCCTACAGCAACAATTACAAGCTGGAGACTGAAGCCAACGCTGTGTTTGTGGTGTATCATAACACTAACCCACTCACGAAGAAGGGCTCCCTCTCCATAACCTCACAAGCAGCTGTctgcctcatccctccctccctggagCATGGCAATGTGGAATTCAAGCGTTTGGAGTCCGGTATGGTGGCTTTATACTCCTGTGACCACGGCTACAGCCTCATCGGTCCCCCCAAACTAAGGTGTAAGGACGGAGGATGGAGTGACCCGCCCGTGTGCCTGCATGACAAG GATAAACTGATGTCTGATGCCCCAATGGATTCAGTAGAGAGTGTGGACAGTGCCAATGTCACTGATTTAGCCCCAGAGAATGACACTAGCTTGAGCCCAGGTGACGACAGtgagcagcaggtgaagctg GCCACACCGGAAGAAGCGGCAGAAGAGGCAATAGaaatggcagaggaggaggaaaagaaggagaaagaggcaaaggagatggaggagggtgcGACTTCAGAGCCAGAAATGGAGGGTGAGATagaagacgaggtggaggaggaggtggacttgGAGACATACAGCACCTCCACCTCTGACATTGATTGGGATAGTGATGACTACCCTTCAAACGACACCGAAGATCATGTGCTGCAGCCGTCTTTCAACTCCACCGAGACAACCAGCAGTGGCGGAATATTCTCCAACCTTCTCAACTTTAACCTGGAGGAAAACCTGAAGCTGTATATCATCATCGGGGGCGCAGGTCTCACAGcactcatcctcatcatcatcatctccgtcATCGTCTACCGCAAGAAGTACCCGATGAGGCTTGGTTTAGGGCGACGCTTTGACACCTTCCAAAACCCGATTTACGAGAAGGCTGTAGTGCGTGTGCCTCTGCAGGTGGAAGAGCCGCCCATTGAGGAGAAGAAAGCGAGTGATGCAGAGGAGATTAGTAATTGCACAGTGCTAGAGCCTTAG
- the LOC127005022 gene encoding uncharacterized protein LOC127005022 isoform X2, with product MVAPETHSWVGVAALVVLLTLLLPRVAGECSTLEQDTILFNDLKDMKDRHCYRCYQAPVTHRLQVQLRRVRLKGLSSIMIYMADSANHISADCGDCQEGTACQECKEITAGRMFELYLRQDTSLNLEEGQNACEYIASFNITLNLISDEPEVEVPPDCDSGFLVNFPQSGDSCIINTTLLGTETHCLMPTCSEGILASDDLVEKVEHTFKLTSLPETCVWKLNTEQRKHLTLTFSQDIRPHLTVFEGSLMNPRWDMEWCPAYSNNYKLETEANAVFVVYHNTNPLTKKGSLSITSQAAVCLIPPSLEHGNVEFKRLESGMVALYSCDHGYSLIGPPKLRCKDGGWSDPPVCLHDKATPEEAAEEAIEMAEEEEKKEKEAKEMEEGATSEPEMEGEIEDEVEEEVDLETYSTSTSDIDWDSDDYPSNDTEDHVLQPSFNSTETTSSGGIFSNLLNFNLEENLKLYIIIGGAGLTALILIIIISVIVYRKKYPMRLGLGRRFDTFQNPIYEKAVVRVPLQVEEPPIEEKKASDAEEISNCTVLEP from the exons ATGGTCGCTCCAGAGACTCACAGCTGGGTGGGGGTGGCGGCCCTGGTGGTGCTCCTGACACTTCTGCTCCCCCGTGTGGCCGGAGAATGTAGCACACTAGAGCAAGACACCATCCTCTTCA ATGACCTCAAGGACATGAAAGACAGGCACTGCTACAGGTGCTACCAGGCGCCTGTGACTCATCGCCTTCAGGTGCAGCTGCGCCGAGTGCGGCTCAAGGGCCTTTCCTCCATAATGATATACATGGCAGACTCAGCCAACCACATCTCTGCGGACTGTGGAGACTGCCAAGAAGGAACAGCCTGCCAGGAGTGCAAGGAGATCACAGCAGGAAGGATGTTTGAGCTGTACCTCCGCCAGGACACGTCCCTAAACTTGGAGGAGGGGCAGAATGCATGTGAATACATTGCCTCCTTTAACATTACCCTGAATTTGATCAGTGATGAACCTGAGGTGGAGGTACCCCCAGACTGTGACAGTGGCTTCCTTGTGAACTTTCCTCAGTCTGGTGACTCGTGCATCATCAACACCACTCTGCTGGGCACAGAGACGCACTGCCTAATGCCCACCTGCTCTGAAGGCATCCTGGCCTCTGACGACTTGGTGGAGAAAGTGGAGCACACTTTTAAATTGACGTCGCTGCCAGAAACATGCGTGTGGAAGCTGAACACTGAGCAGCGCAAGCACCTCACTCTCACCTTTTCCCAGGACATCCGACCTCACCTTACGGTGTTTGAAGGCTCCCTCATGAACCCACGGTGGGACATGGAGTGGTGTCCGGCCTACAGCAACAATTACAAGCTGGAGACTGAAGCCAACGCTGTGTTTGTGGTGTATCATAACACTAACCCACTCACGAAGAAGGGCTCCCTCTCCATAACCTCACAAGCAGCTGTctgcctcatccctccctccctggagCATGGCAATGTGGAATTCAAGCGTTTGGAGTCCGGTATGGTGGCTTTATACTCCTGTGACCACGGCTACAGCCTCATCGGTCCCCCCAAACTAAGGTGTAAGGACGGAGGATGGAGTGACCCGCCCGTGTGCCTGCATGACAAG GCCACACCGGAAGAAGCGGCAGAAGAGGCAATAGaaatggcagaggaggaggaaaagaaggagaaagaggcaaaggagatggaggagggtgcGACTTCAGAGCCAGAAATGGAGGGTGAGATagaagacgaggtggaggaggaggtggacttgGAGACATACAGCACCTCCACCTCTGACATTGATTGGGATAGTGATGACTACCCTTCAAACGACACCGAAGATCATGTGCTGCAGCCGTCTTTCAACTCCACCGAGACAACCAGCAGTGGCGGAATATTCTCCAACCTTCTCAACTTTAACCTGGAGGAAAACCTGAAGCTGTATATCATCATCGGGGGCGCAGGTCTCACAGcactcatcctcatcatcatcatctccgtcATCGTCTACCGCAAGAAGTACCCGATGAGGCTTGGTTTAGGGCGACGCTTTGACACCTTCCAAAACCCGATTTACGAGAAGGCTGTAGTGCGTGTGCCTCTGCAGGTGGAAGAGCCGCCCATTGAGGAGAAGAAAGCGAGTGATGCAGAGGAGATTAGTAATTGCACAGTGCTAGAGCCTTAG